The Nocardioides panzhihuensis genome has a segment encoding these proteins:
- a CDS encoding nuclear transport factor 2 family protein codes for MISSDAITWNAPDDEHPARTAGQRSYAAVAKGDLDEWLTVYAEDCVLEDPVGPSMFDPEGKGHHGHEGLRAFWEKAIATVHEFEFEINDSFANPEGNTCANIGKIKTSFPDGSYTTTELIMVYTVNDEGRIASMKAFWEPERTMASFTKA; via the coding sequence ATGATCTCCTCCGACGCCATCACCTGGAACGCTCCAGACGACGAACACCCCGCACGTACGGCCGGACAGCGCTCCTATGCCGCCGTCGCCAAGGGCGACCTAGACGAGTGGCTGACGGTCTACGCCGAGGACTGCGTGCTCGAGGACCCCGTCGGGCCGTCGATGTTCGACCCCGAGGGCAAGGGGCACCACGGTCACGAGGGGCTCAGGGCGTTCTGGGAGAAGGCGATCGCCACGGTCCACGAGTTCGAGTTCGAGATCAACGACTCTTTCGCCAACCCCGAGGGCAACACCTGCGCGAACATCGGCAAGATCAAGACCAGCTTCCCCGATGGCAGCTACACCACCACCGAGCTGATCATGGTCTACACCGTCAACGACGAGGGCCGCATCGCTTCCATGAAGGCCTTCTGGGAGCCCGAGCGCACCATGGCGAGCTTCACCAAAGCCTGA
- a CDS encoding acyl-CoA dehydrogenase C-terminal domain-containing protein produces the protein MSHYKSNLRDIEFNLFEVFGTDKVLGTGPFADLDVDTAKEILAEVERLSREDLAESFVEADRNPPVFDPETNTAPVPAAFKKSYDAFMDSGFWSMSVPEEIGGQKAPNSIVWAMAEMLLGANPAIWMYAAGPFFSKVVYENGNERDKRIAKFMVEKLWGSTMVLTEPDAGSDVGAGKTFATPNEDGSWNITGVKRFITSAESDLQENIMHLVLARPKGVEGIGGPGTKGLSLFLVPKFHFDHETGELTGERNGAYVTNVEHKMGIKVSNTCELTFGDPQVGGGEPAQGWLLGEVHDGIRQMFDVIENARMMVGTKAIATLSTGYLNALEYAKTRVQGADLVAAAKTDPRVTITHHPDVRRSLLVQKSFAEGMRALVYYTTSWQEKVILTEDGSDENKLAAAVNDLLLPIVKGYGSERAWVLLGTESLQTFGGSGFLQEYPIEQYVRDAKIDSIYEGTTAIQGQDFFFRKIVKNQGAALGQIAGEIQAFLDNEGSAELKESRALLATALEDVNAIVGHMFNDLMASQEEITNIYKVAQNTSRLLLAVGDVVVAWLLLRQAEIALAALAGDAGKDTDFYTGKVAAAKFFASYNLPKLTAERAIAEAIDNSIMDLPESAF, from the coding sequence GTGAGCCACTACAAGAGCAATCTCCGCGACATCGAGTTCAACCTGTTCGAGGTCTTCGGCACCGACAAGGTGCTCGGCACCGGTCCGTTCGCGGACCTGGACGTCGACACCGCGAAGGAGATCCTCGCCGAGGTCGAGCGCCTCTCGCGCGAGGACCTCGCCGAGTCGTTCGTCGAGGCCGACCGCAACCCGCCGGTCTTCGACCCCGAGACCAACACCGCGCCGGTCCCGGCCGCGTTCAAGAAGTCGTACGACGCCTTCATGGACTCGGGCTTCTGGAGCATGAGCGTTCCGGAGGAGATCGGTGGCCAGAAGGCTCCGAACTCCATCGTCTGGGCAATGGCCGAGATGCTGCTCGGCGCCAACCCGGCGATCTGGATGTACGCCGCCGGCCCCTTCTTCTCGAAGGTGGTCTACGAGAACGGCAACGAGCGCGACAAGCGGATCGCCAAGTTCATGGTCGAGAAGCTGTGGGGCTCCACCATGGTGCTGACCGAGCCCGACGCGGGCTCCGACGTCGGCGCCGGCAAGACCTTCGCGACCCCCAACGAGGACGGCTCCTGGAACATCACCGGCGTCAAGCGCTTCATCACCAGCGCCGAGTCGGACCTGCAGGAGAACATCATGCACCTCGTCCTCGCCCGCCCGAAGGGCGTCGAGGGCATCGGCGGCCCGGGCACCAAGGGCCTCTCCCTCTTCCTCGTGCCGAAGTTCCACTTCGACCACGAGACCGGTGAGCTCACCGGCGAGCGCAACGGTGCGTACGTCACCAACGTCGAGCACAAGATGGGCATCAAGGTCTCCAACACCTGCGAGCTCACCTTCGGCGACCCGCAGGTCGGCGGCGGCGAGCCCGCCCAGGGCTGGCTGCTCGGCGAGGTGCACGACGGCATCCGCCAGATGTTCGACGTCATCGAGAACGCTCGGATGATGGTCGGTACCAAGGCGATCGCGACCCTGTCGACCGGCTACCTGAACGCGCTGGAGTACGCCAAGACCCGCGTCCAGGGTGCCGACCTGGTCGCCGCCGCCAAGACCGACCCGCGCGTCACGATCACCCACCACCCCGACGTACGCCGCTCGCTGCTGGTGCAGAAGTCGTTCGCCGAGGGCATGCGCGCGCTGGTCTACTACACGACCTCGTGGCAGGAGAAGGTCATCCTCACCGAGGACGGCTCCGACGAGAACAAGCTGGCCGCCGCGGTCAACGACCTGCTGCTGCCGATCGTCAAGGGCTACGGCTCCGAGCGCGCCTGGGTGCTGCTCGGCACCGAGTCGCTGCAGACCTTCGGCGGGTCGGGCTTCCTGCAGGAGTACCCGATCGAGCAGTACGTCCGCGACGCCAAGATCGACTCGATCTACGAGGGCACCACCGCGATCCAGGGCCAGGACTTCTTCTTCCGCAAGATCGTGAAGAACCAGGGCGCCGCGCTCGGCCAGATCGCCGGCGAGATCCAGGCCTTCCTGGACAACGAGGGCTCCGCCGAGCTCAAGGAGTCGCGTGCGCTGCTCGCGACCGCGCTCGAGGACGTCAACGCGATCGTCGGGCACATGTTCAACGACCTGATGGCCTCCCAGGAGGAGATCACCAACATCTACAAGGTCGCCCAGAACACCTCGCGCCTGCTGCTGGCCGTCGGCGACGTCGTGGTCGCGTGGCTGCTGCTGCGCCAGGCGGAGATCGCCCTCGCCGCCCTTGCGGGTGACGCGGGCAAGGACACGGACTTCTACACCGGCAAGGTCGCCGCCGCGAAGTTCTTCGCCTCCTACAACCTGCCCAAGCTGACCGCTGAGCGGGCCATCGCCGAGGCGATCGACAACTCGATCATGGATCTGCCCGAGTCCGCTTTCTGA
- a CDS encoding MFS transporter yields the protein MTSSTDRRLRTSSVHHARGFWSVAFLFAVTMGFASAPAPLYVFYVDEQGWGSFVITVVFATYGAGVAISLFLAGHLSDRFGRRRVVVPAVLLNVLSALIFLSTHELGWLLLARLLSGLGVGMLTATATAHLAELHRRSRPEASTTRAEVVATAANIGGLGLGPLVAGALAEWAPRPLYTPYAVFAFLMVLGLLAVVAAPETVDTDQPNWTYRPQRVRVPADARGAYFAAGMASFVAFAMFGFFTSLVPSFLAEDLDMRSHAVAGVVGFSIFGAAALFQVLAGRWPRRRLYVVGLAALTAGLLLVVGALLSGTFWVLVVGALVTGAGSGMSFKAAIATVISVAPMASRGEALAGLFLMAYLGITVPVVLLGILLQYVATDPAMLAFGALLLVLLGVAARGVSGTRRTA from the coding sequence GTGACCTCTTCGACCGATCGCCGGCTGCGTACGAGCTCTGTCCATCACGCTCGTGGGTTCTGGTCGGTGGCGTTCCTGTTCGCGGTGACGATGGGCTTCGCGTCCGCGCCGGCACCGCTCTACGTCTTCTACGTCGATGAGCAGGGCTGGGGATCGTTCGTGATCACGGTGGTGTTCGCGACGTACGGCGCTGGGGTGGCGATCTCGCTCTTCCTCGCCGGTCATCTCTCGGACCGGTTCGGGCGGCGGCGGGTGGTCGTGCCGGCCGTGCTGCTCAACGTGCTCTCCGCGCTGATCTTCCTCTCGACCCACGAGCTGGGCTGGCTGCTGCTGGCGCGGCTGCTGTCCGGTCTCGGCGTAGGGATGCTGACCGCGACCGCGACGGCCCATCTGGCGGAGCTGCACCGGCGTAGCCGACCGGAGGCCTCGACGACCCGCGCCGAGGTGGTCGCGACCGCGGCCAACATCGGAGGCCTCGGGCTGGGCCCGCTGGTCGCCGGCGCGCTGGCCGAATGGGCACCGCGGCCGCTCTACACGCCGTACGCGGTCTTCGCGTTCCTGATGGTGCTCGGGCTGCTGGCGGTCGTGGCGGCGCCGGAGACGGTCGACACCGACCAGCCGAACTGGACCTACCGGCCGCAGCGGGTGAGGGTGCCGGCTGACGCGCGCGGCGCCTACTTCGCGGCCGGGATGGCGAGCTTCGTCGCGTTCGCGATGTTCGGCTTCTTCACCTCGCTGGTGCCGTCGTTCCTCGCCGAGGATCTGGACATGCGCTCGCACGCCGTCGCGGGCGTGGTCGGGTTCTCGATCTTCGGGGCCGCGGCGCTCTTCCAGGTGCTGGCCGGGCGCTGGCCGCGCCGGAGGCTGTACGTCGTCGGGCTGGCCGCACTGACCGCGGGACTGCTCCTGGTCGTCGGCGCCCTGCTGTCCGGCACGTTCTGGGTGCTGGTCGTCGGGGCCCTGGTCACCGGGGCCGGCTCGGGGATGTCGTTCAAGGCGGCGATCGCCACCGTGATCTCGGTGGCGCCGATGGCCAGCCGTGGCGAGGCGCTGGCCGGGCTCTTCCTGATGGCGTATCTGGGGATCACGGTGCCGGTGGTGCTGCTGGGGATCCTGCTGCAGTACGTCGCCACGGACCCGGCGATGCTCGCCTTCGGTGCGCTCCTGCTGGTGCTGCTCGGGGTCGCGGCTCGAGGGGTCTCGGGGACTCGGCGTACGGCCTGA
- a CDS encoding DUF6458 family protein produces the protein MTIGLGIILLVLGLILLTGAVDLPDDIANAIATEPLGWILTIAGGLAIAIGVLLSVNRSQHTTAVEHRRYDVGPYPAEPQGPYPGQPQPGNYPPQQGNYPPGQGPSQGGYPGGRG, from the coding sequence ATGACCATCGGCCTTGGGATCATTCTGTTGGTCCTCGGACTCATCCTGCTCACCGGAGCGGTCGATCTGCCCGACGACATCGCCAACGCCATCGCCACCGAACCGCTCGGGTGGATCCTGACCATCGCCGGCGGACTCGCGATCGCGATCGGCGTGCTGCTGTCGGTGAACCGCTCGCAACACACGACGGCTGTCGAGCACCGCCGCTACGACGTCGGCCCCTACCCCGCAGAGCCTCAGGGTCCGTATCCCGGCCAGCCCCAGCCGGGCAACTACCCGCCGCAGCAGGGCAACTACCCTCCCGGCCAGGGCCCGTCGCAGGGCGGCTATCCGGGCGGCCGGGGCTGA
- a CDS encoding ArgP/LysG family DNA-binding transcriptional regulator produces MPALDPTQLETLVVIAEEGTFDAAARRLHITPSAVSQRIRALERAAGQVLVRRTTPCTPTEAGEPLIRHGRQLRLLLDEAAATLTSGDSSDAGAVVDLSVVVNADTLATWFRPVLDEVATWDRTSLRITVEDQGYSADALRRGEVLAAVTSEPKPVQGCTVEPLGRLRYTPGATPALVERHRRGRGIDWGAMPMIVYNEKDHLQDEVLAAHGATRPPVVHRVPSSHDFHEAIRRGLGWGMLLDAQAEADLASGATVPLPGAKPIDIQLFWQRWRLDSIALDDLSEAVRRAARSQLRRVRQPRPPG; encoded by the coding sequence GTGCCCGCTCTCGACCCGACCCAGCTCGAGACCCTCGTCGTCATCGCCGAGGAAGGCACCTTCGACGCCGCGGCCCGACGCCTCCACATCACCCCGAGCGCTGTCAGCCAACGGATCCGCGCGCTCGAGCGCGCGGCCGGCCAGGTGCTGGTGCGGCGTACGACTCCCTGCACGCCCACCGAGGCCGGTGAGCCGCTGATCAGGCACGGCCGACAACTCCGCCTGCTGCTCGACGAGGCCGCCGCGACCCTGACCTCAGGCGACAGCAGCGACGCCGGCGCCGTTGTCGACCTCTCGGTGGTGGTCAACGCGGACACCCTCGCGACCTGGTTCCGTCCGGTGCTCGACGAGGTCGCCACCTGGGACCGGACGTCGCTGCGGATCACGGTGGAGGACCAGGGCTACTCGGCCGACGCGCTGCGCCGTGGTGAGGTCCTCGCCGCGGTCACCAGCGAGCCGAAGCCGGTCCAGGGCTGCACCGTCGAGCCGCTCGGCCGCCTCCGCTACACCCCGGGCGCGACCCCGGCGCTCGTCGAGCGCCATCGCCGAGGCAGAGGCATCGACTGGGGTGCGATGCCGATGATCGTCTACAACGAGAAGGACCATCTCCAGGACGAGGTGCTGGCCGCCCACGGCGCGACCCGGCCGCCGGTCGTCCACCGGGTCCCGAGCAGCCACGACTTCCACGAGGCCATCCGCCGCGGCCTCGGCTGGGGGATGCTCCTCGACGCCCAGGCCGAGGCCGACCTCGCGTCAGGCGCGACGGTCCCGCTCCCCGGCGCGAAGCCGATCGACATCCAGCTCTTCTGGCAGCGCTGGCGCCTCGACTCGATCGCTCTCGACGACCTGAGCGAAGCCGTACGCCGCGCCGCCAGGTCGCAGCTGCGCCGGGTGCGTCAGCCCCGGCCGCCCGGATAG
- a CDS encoding LysE family transporter, with translation MINASLAGLLTGLSLIIAIGSQNAYVLRQGILRSHVFAVVAVCAISDLLLICAGVAGMGAVVESAGWAVEVLRWFGVVFLGWYGIGSFRRALRPSGMDAAEAPRETLPRVIAKAAAFTWLNPHVYIDTLVLHGSIAATYGSARWGFAVGGCVASIVWFAGLGYGARFLAPLLASRRAWQVLDTLIGCMMLAIAGGLAVGGLG, from the coding sequence GTGATCAACGCCAGCCTCGCCGGACTCCTCACCGGGCTCAGCCTCATCATCGCCATCGGGTCCCAGAACGCGTACGTCCTGCGACAGGGCATCCTGCGCTCGCACGTGTTCGCCGTGGTGGCCGTGTGTGCGATCTCCGACCTACTCCTCATCTGCGCCGGGGTCGCCGGCATGGGGGCGGTCGTCGAGAGCGCCGGGTGGGCGGTGGAGGTGCTGCGCTGGTTCGGGGTGGTCTTCCTCGGCTGGTACGGAATCGGGTCGTTCCGGCGGGCGCTGCGGCCCTCGGGGATGGATGCTGCGGAGGCGCCCCGCGAGACGCTCCCCCGCGTGATCGCCAAGGCCGCCGCCTTCACCTGGCTCAACCCGCATGTCTACATCGACACACTTGTGCTCCACGGGTCGATTGCGGCGACCTACGGCTCGGCGCGATGGGGGTTCGCCGTCGGCGGGTGCGTGGCCAGCATCGTCTGGTTCGCCGGTCTCGGCTATGGCGCCCGGTTCCTCGCTCCGCTGCTCGCCAGCCGACGTGCCTGGCAGGTGCTGGACACTCTCATCGGGTGCATGATGCTCGCGATCGCGGGCGGGCTCGCGGTGGGCGGGCTCGGCTGA
- a CDS encoding oxidoreductase, whose translation MAWTTSDIPDLTGKNAVVTGPTLGGIGYFVARGLVAAGARVILAGRSWEKLDAAAEALTEEVPGARLDRVALDLSSLQAVRAGAEAIAAATFEGGGPLHLLVNNAGVMATPQSRTVDDLDLQMATNHFGPFLLTGLLLEPLAESGEGRIVTMASMAHKVARKAPLGFPTAQVGRYSPWGVYSQSKLANLLFTFELQRRLEKAGLPIAAYAAHPGLAATHLMANGAARTMVAPIASIGEAFVRATGQSPEAGAWPALMAATYPGLEPATYIGPSGAFEGGGVPKPVSASRLARDPEAARALWELSEQTTGLSYP comes from the coding sequence ATGGCGTGGACGACCTCCGACATTCCCGACCTGACCGGCAAGAACGCCGTGGTGACCGGCCCGACGCTGGGCGGGATCGGGTATTTCGTCGCGCGTGGCCTCGTCGCGGCGGGGGCGCGCGTGATCCTGGCGGGGCGGTCCTGGGAGAAGCTCGACGCGGCCGCTGAAGCGCTGACCGAGGAGGTTCCGGGCGCCCGGCTCGACCGGGTCGCCCTCGATCTCTCCTCGCTCCAAGCGGTGCGGGCCGGGGCCGAGGCGATCGCGGCGGCGACCTTCGAAGGCGGCGGGCCGCTCCATCTGCTGGTCAACAACGCCGGGGTGATGGCGACACCGCAGTCGCGCACCGTGGACGACCTCGACCTGCAGATGGCGACCAACCACTTCGGTCCGTTCCTGCTGACCGGGCTGCTGCTCGAGCCGCTGGCCGAGAGCGGCGAAGGGCGGATCGTGACCATGGCGAGCATGGCCCACAAGGTCGCCCGCAAAGCACCGCTCGGCTTCCCGACGGCGCAGGTAGGCCGCTATTCGCCGTGGGGCGTCTACTCGCAGTCGAAGCTCGCCAACCTGCTCTTCACCTTCGAGCTCCAGCGACGCCTGGAGAAGGCGGGGCTGCCGATCGCGGCGTACGCCGCCCACCCGGGGCTCGCCGCCACCCACCTCATGGCGAACGGGGCCGCCCGAACCATGGTCGCGCCGATCGCGAGCATCGGCGAAGCATTCGTCCGGGCGACGGGGCAGTCACCGGAGGCCGGCGCCTGGCCGGCGCTGATGGCGGCAACCTACCCAGGGCTCGAGCCCGCGACGTACATCGGTCCGAGCGGCGCCTTCGAGGGTGGTGGCGTGCCGAAGCCGGTCTCCGCGTCTCGCCTCGCGCGCGACCCGGAGGCGGCGCGGGCGCTGTGGGAGCTCTCCGAGCAGACCACCGGACTCTCCTACCCCTGA
- a CDS encoding crotonase/enoyl-CoA hydratase family protein: protein MPLVTTEINDGIAQVRLNRPDKLNALTLDLLRELVATAKTLGKNHDLRAVVIAGEGDAFTAGLDFASVLRDPKKVVGAFLPVPFRGTNLFQESVWAWRRLPVPVIAAVHGHCLGGGVQIALGADFRIAEPDSQWSVLEGKWGIIPDMTGIRSLSEVVGIDTAKKLTMTAEQFSGERAYELGLVTELSADPVATATAFARRLSERSPDQLAAAKRLFNDTWYGPIRRTFSRERIEQVRLLFGENTKIAREAAFKREKPTYKPRR from the coding sequence ATGCCCCTCGTCACCACCGAAATCAACGACGGCATCGCCCAGGTGCGCCTCAACCGCCCTGACAAGCTCAACGCGCTGACGCTCGACCTGCTCCGGGAGCTGGTCGCCACCGCCAAGACGCTCGGCAAGAACCACGACCTGCGAGCGGTGGTCATCGCCGGTGAGGGAGACGCGTTCACCGCCGGTCTCGACTTCGCCTCGGTCCTGCGCGACCCGAAGAAGGTCGTCGGTGCGTTCCTGCCCGTGCCCTTCCGTGGCACCAACCTCTTCCAGGAGTCGGTCTGGGCCTGGCGTCGGCTGCCGGTCCCGGTGATCGCGGCCGTCCACGGTCACTGCCTCGGTGGCGGCGTACAGATCGCGCTCGGCGCCGACTTCCGCATCGCCGAGCCCGACTCGCAGTGGTCGGTCCTCGAGGGCAAGTGGGGCATCATCCCCGACATGACCGGCATCCGGTCGCTCTCCGAGGTCGTCGGCATCGACACCGCCAAGAAGCTCACCATGACCGCCGAACAGTTCTCCGGCGAGCGTGCCTACGAGCTGGGCCTGGTCACCGAGCTCTCCGCCGACCCGGTGGCCACCGCCACCGCCTTCGCCCGCAGGCTCTCCGAGCGCTCTCCGGACCAGCTCGCCGCCGCCAAGCGCCTCTTCAACGACACCTGGTACGGCCCCATCAGGCGCACCTTCTCCCGCGAGCGCATCGAGCAGGTCCGCCTCCTCTTCGGCGAGAACACCAAGATCGCCCGCGAAGCCGCCTTCAAGCGCGAGAAGCCGACCTACAAGCCCCGCCGCTGA
- the pgm gene encoding phosphoglucomutase (alpha-D-glucose-1,6-bisphosphate-dependent), giving the protein MADPRAGTLATPADLVDVPHLVASYYNLQPDPDDPAQQVVFGTSGHRGSSLKSAFNETHILATTQAIVDYRTSQGIDGPLFIGRDTHGLSEPAWASALEVLVANDVRVLVDDRDGYTPTPAVSHAILRANAGRVSTGSTSGSGLADGIVVTPSHNPPADGGFKYNPPHGGPADSDATKVIAARANELIRAELTGVKRVPFAAARRKAEAYDFLGSYVDDLPNVVDLAAIRESGVRIAADPLGGASVAYWGEIAERHKLKLNVVNELVDPTWRFMPLDWDGKIRMDCSSPSAMAELVRFLESTPEFDIATGNDADADRHGIVTRDAGLMNPNHFLAVAIDHLFGGARPDWPATARIGKTLVSSSMIDRVAGALELGSSERALVEVPVGFKWFVPGLIDGSFGFGGEESAGASFLRFDGTVWTTDKDGIILSLLASEILARTGKSPSERYAELVAEHGEPAYARIDAPATRDEKAKLAALSPDAVTATTLAGEEITAKLTEAPGNGAAIGGLKVTTESAWFAARPSGTEDVYKIYAESFLGPEHLAAVQAEAKDVVAEALS; this is encoded by the coding sequence ATGGCTGACCCTCGCGCTGGAACGCTCGCTACGCCCGCCGACCTGGTCGACGTACCTCACCTGGTCGCCTCCTACTACAACCTGCAGCCCGACCCCGACGATCCGGCCCAGCAGGTCGTCTTCGGCACCTCCGGGCACCGCGGCTCCTCGCTCAAGTCGGCGTTCAACGAGACGCACATCCTGGCCACGACCCAGGCGATCGTCGACTACCGGACCTCGCAGGGGATCGACGGGCCGCTGTTCATCGGCCGCGACACCCACGGCCTCTCCGAGCCCGCCTGGGCGAGCGCGCTGGAGGTGCTGGTCGCCAACGACGTACGTGTCCTGGTCGATGACCGCGACGGCTACACGCCCACGCCGGCGGTCTCGCACGCGATCCTCCGTGCCAACGCCGGACGGGTCTCGACAGGCTCGACCTCCGGGAGCGGTCTGGCCGACGGGATCGTCGTGACCCCGTCCCACAACCCGCCAGCCGACGGTGGCTTCAAGTACAACCCGCCCCACGGCGGCCCCGCTGACTCCGACGCGACCAAGGTCATCGCCGCGCGCGCCAACGAGCTGATCCGGGCCGAGCTCACCGGCGTCAAGCGGGTGCCGTTCGCTGCCGCGCGGCGGAAAGCCGAGGCGTACGACTTCCTGGGCTCCTACGTCGACGACCTGCCCAACGTGGTCGACCTGGCCGCCATCCGTGAGTCGGGGGTGCGGATCGCGGCGGATCCGCTCGGGGGCGCCTCCGTGGCCTACTGGGGCGAGATCGCCGAGCGGCACAAGCTCAAGCTCAACGTGGTCAACGAGCTGGTCGACCCGACCTGGCGCTTCATGCCGCTGGACTGGGACGGCAAGATCCGGATGGACTGCTCCTCCCCCAGCGCGATGGCCGAGCTGGTGCGCTTCCTGGAGAGCACCCCGGAGTTCGACATCGCCACCGGCAACGACGCCGACGCCGACCGGCACGGGATCGTCACCCGCGACGCCGGGCTGATGAACCCCAACCACTTCCTCGCGGTCGCGATCGACCACCTCTTCGGCGGCGCACGGCCGGACTGGCCGGCCACCGCGCGGATCGGCAAGACGCTGGTCTCGTCCTCGATGATCGACCGGGTCGCCGGCGCACTCGAGCTGGGCTCATCAGAACGGGCCCTCGTCGAGGTGCCCGTCGGGTTCAAGTGGTTCGTGCCCGGGCTGATCGACGGCTCGTTCGGCTTCGGCGGCGAGGAGTCCGCGGGCGCCTCGTTCCTGCGCTTCGACGGCACCGTCTGGACCACCGACAAGGACGGGATCATCCTCTCCCTGCTCGCCTCCGAGATCCTGGCGCGCACCGGGAAGTCACCGTCGGAGCGCTATGCCGAGCTGGTCGCCGAGCACGGCGAACCGGCGTACGCCCGTATCGACGCACCCGCGACGCGGGATGAGAAGGCCAAGCTCGCCGCCCTCTCCCCCGACGCCGTCACCGCCACCACCCTGGCCGGCGAGGAGATCACCGCCAAGCTCACCGAGGCACCCGGCAACGGTGCGGCCATCGGTGGCCTGAAGGTGACCACCGAGTCGGCCTGGTTCGCCGCTCGCCCGTCGGGGACTGAGGACGTCTACAAGATCTACGCGGAGTCCTTCTTGGGCCCCGAGCATCTCGCCGCGGTTCAGGCTGAGGCCAAGGATGTCGTCGCCGAGGCGCTGAGCTGA